Genomic segment of Gammaproteobacteria bacterium:
GACTGTCCCCGTGGGTCGAGCGCACCTCGGTGCGGATCATGCCATGCGAGGCATCTCGCAGCTCGTTGACGTGTGCCGGCTCTATCGGCCTGGTGAAGCTCGGCCATCCACAACCTGATTCATACTTGTCGGACGAGGCGAACAGCGGCTCGCCAGAAACGACATCGACGTAGATGCCCGGCTCCTTGTGATCGTGATACAGCCCGGTACCCGGGCGTTCGGTGCCGTTTTGTTGCGTGACACGGTATTGCTCCGGAGAGAGCTTCGAAATCGCGTCATGCGTCCTGCGATAATCCTGCATTTCCTTAGCCTCCACTGAGTTACCAAGTTTCATCCGCAGTGGCATTTCCCTGATCACCCCGGATAGCGGACTAACAAGCTTATTCAGTCACGGTAGGAATGCCTCTCATGAGGCACCACCCGTAACCTTTGGGTGTTCACTCCCTACGGGCGTATCCCCGCGATGTTGAGCGGCATCCGGTACAGCGTGCTGCCAGCGGCGAGATACAGCGTCCGTCCGTGCGCGTCGCCCCAGGCCATGTTGTGCGGGTGCCGCGGCGCCAGCACCGTGCCGAGGTGCCGACCCTCGGACGAGAGGATCCACAGCCCGCCGGGGCCGGAGACGTAGAGATTGCCCTCGACATCGACCTTGATGCCGTCGATGGCGTCCTCGCCGGGGGCGGCGGTCATGTCGAAGAACACCTCGCCGGCATCGAGGCGACCGTCGGCCCTGACCGGGTAGCGCATCACCACCTTGTGCCGCTCGTCCCAGTCGCCCACATAGAGAAAGCGTTCATCTGGCGAGAAGGCGATGCCGTTCGGTCCCTTGAGCTCATCCGTCAGCAATTCCACCACGCCGCCGTCCCTGACGCGGAAGACACCGCTGAACGGCAGTTCCTTGCGCGGGTCCTGATCGAACTCCGGCAGTCCGAAATACGGATCGGTGAAATACAGGGCGCCGCCGGACTTGTAGACCAGATCGTTGGGACTGTTGAGGCGCTTGCCCTGGTAGCGTTCTGCAAGCACCGTCTCGCTCCCGTCCGGCTCGAGGCGAATCACCCGGCGGTTGCCGTGCTGGTCGATGGTGAGCCGTCCCTCGGCGTCCAGGGTCAGACCGTTGGAGCCCGGCTGGCGGTAGTCGGCGATATCCGCCCCGGCATAACCACTCGGGTGTTTGAATACCGAGAGGTCACCCTCCGCGGTGTATTTGTAGATGGTGTTGGCGTTGGGATCCGAGAACAGCAGATAGCCGCCGTCGCCGCTCACCCACACCGGTCCCTCGGTGAACTGGAAGCCCTCCGCGAGTTTGTAGAGTTTGGCATTGGGCGGGACGATGGCATCGATGGCCGGATCGAGCCGCAGCACCTCGACGTTCACCTCCTGCGGTTCAACAGCAACCGGACCCGCGCCACCCGGATACAATGCAATCCGGGCATAACGCATCCAGAGGTAATTGGTCGGTGGATTGGACAGCGGCCCGTTGGCGCCGAATACCGCCAGCTGGATCGATTGGCCGGGCTGCACATCGCGACCGATGATCAGCCTGTTTGCCGCATTCCAGCCCTTGACCACCGAGCCGCCGCTCTGGCCGGCGGCACGCGGCAGCTCCCCGTCCACCCACACCTCGGCGTAATCGTCCACCGAGGTTTCGAA
This window contains:
- the msrB gene encoding peptide-methionine (R)-S-oxide reductase MsrB, producing MQDYRRTHDAISKLSPEQYRVTQQNGTERPGTGLYHDHKEPGIYVDVVSGEPLFASSDKYESGCGWPSFTRPIEPAHVNELRDASHGMIRTEVRSTHGDSHLGHVFPDGPADHGGLRYCINSASLRFVHRDDMEDEGYGAYLDQVEDIR
- a CDS encoding SMP-30/gluconolactonase/LRE family protein, coding for MNRSRRPAVFGVLGLLFAIAAMAGGPPVPEGEPLAVIDLATREGMALVKGEWHYRDADIVTVDFRAAGPDGQPTGKPVRTHDIAPHAGGRDYDDRDWEVIAPESLGQRRGNGRLSFDWYRLRLTVPERIGAVDTRGTTAVFETSVDDYAEVWVDGELPRAAGQSGGSVVKGWNAANRLIIGRDVQPGQSIQLAVFGANGPLSNPPTNYLWMRYARIALYPGGAGPVAVEPQEVNVEVLRLDPAIDAIVPPNAKLYKLAEGFQFTEGPVWVSGDGGYLLFSDPNANTIYKYTAEGDLSVFKHPSGYAGADIADYRQPGSNGLTLDAEGRLTIDQHGNRRVIRLEPDGSETVLAERYQGKRLNSPNDLVYKSGGALYFTDPYFGLPEFDQDPRKELPFSGVFRVRDGGVVELLTDELKGPNGIAFSPDERFLYVGDWDERHKVVMRYPVRADGRLDAGEVFFDMTAAPGEDAIDGIKVDVEGNLYVSGPGGLWILSSEGRHLGTVLAPRHPHNMAWGDAHGRTLYLAAGSTLYRMPLNIAGIRP